In Dama dama isolate Ldn47 chromosome 20, ASM3311817v1, whole genome shotgun sequence, a single window of DNA contains:
- the SCNM1 gene encoding sodium channel modifier 1 isoform X3, producing the protein MLRDGRFACAICPHRPVLDTLAMLTAHRAGKKHLSSLQLFYGKKPPGKGTEQNPRQHNELRREETTAEAPLLTQTRLITQSALHRAPHYNSCCRRKYRPEAPRPSVSHPPLPPPEIEPQGGKINREPEPEAGSQTKESDTVSSPAPMSPTRRRALDHYLTLRSSGWIPDGRGRWVKDENVEFDSDEEEPPDLPLD; encoded by the exons ATGCTACGGGATGGACG CTTTGCTTGTGCCATCTGTCCCCACCGGCCTGTCCTGGACACTCTGGCCATGCTGACTGCCCACCGTGCAGGCAAAAAACATCTGTCCA GCCTGCAGCTTTTCTATGGCAAGAAGCCGCCAGGAAAGGGCACAGAGCAGAATCCAAGACAGCATAATGAACTGAGGAGAGAAGAGACCACAGCAGAG gctcctctcttaaCCCAGACTCGACTTATCACTCAGAGTGCTCTGCACAGAGCTCCTCACTATAACAGTTGCTGCCGCCGAAAGTACAG ACCAGAAGCCCCTCGTCCCTCTGTCTCTCATCCCCCTTTGCCAcccccagagattgaaccccaagGTGGGAAGATCAATAGAGAACCTGAGCCTGAGGCTGGTTCACAGACCAAGGAGTCAGACACTGTCTCATCCCCCGCACCTATGAGTCCCACAAGAAGACGGGCCCTGGATCATTATCTCACCCTTCGAAG CTCTGGATGGATCCCAGATGGACGAGGTCGATGGGTAAAAGATGAAAATGTTGAGTTTGACTCTGATGAGGAGGAACCCCCTGATCTCCCCTTGGACTGA
- the SCNM1 gene encoding sodium channel modifier 1 isoform X2 → MSFKREGDDWSQLNVLKKRRVGDLLASYIPEDEALMLRDGRFACAICPHRPVLDTLAMLTAHRAGKKHLSSLQLFYGKKPPGKGTEQNPRQHNELRREETTAEAPLLTQTRLITQSALHRAPHYNSCCRRKYRPEAPRPSVSHPPLPPPEIEPQGGKINREPEPEAGSQTKESDTVSSPAPMSPTRRRALDHYLTLRSSGWIPDGRGRWVKDENVEFDSDEEEPPDLPLD, encoded by the exons ATGTCTTTCAAGAGGGAAGGAGACGATTGGAGTCAACTCAATGTGCTCAAA AAACGAAGAGTCGGGGACCTGCTTGCCAGTTACATCCCGGAGGATGAGGCGCTGATGCTACGGGATGGACG CTTTGCTTGTGCCATCTGTCCCCACCGGCCTGTCCTGGACACTCTGGCCATGCTGACTGCCCACCGTGCAGGCAAAAAACATCTGTCCA GCCTGCAGCTTTTCTATGGCAAGAAGCCGCCAGGAAAGGGCACAGAGCAGAATCCAAGACAGCATAATGAACTGAGGAGAGAAGAGACCACAGCAGAG gctcctctcttaaCCCAGACTCGACTTATCACTCAGAGTGCTCTGCACAGAGCTCCTCACTATAACAGTTGCTGCCGCCGAAAGTACAG ACCAGAAGCCCCTCGTCCCTCTGTCTCTCATCCCCCTTTGCCAcccccagagattgaaccccaagGTGGGAAGATCAATAGAGAACCTGAGCCTGAGGCTGGTTCACAGACCAAGGAGTCAGACACTGTCTCATCCCCCGCACCTATGAGTCCCACAAGAAGACGGGCCCTGGATCATTATCTCACCCTTCGAAG CTCTGGATGGATCCCAGATGGACGAGGTCGATGGGTAAAAGATGAAAATGTTGAGTTTGACTCTGATGAGGAGGAACCCCCTGATCTCCCCTTGGACTGA
- the SCNM1 gene encoding sodium channel modifier 1 isoform X1 yields MISGAHSRDVFQEGRRRLESTQCAQSRRRRKRRVGDLLASYIPEDEALMLRDGRFACAICPHRPVLDTLAMLTAHRAGKKHLSSLQLFYGKKPPGKGTEQNPRQHNELRREETTAEAPLLTQTRLITQSALHRAPHYNSCCRRKYRPEAPRPSVSHPPLPPPEIEPQGGKINREPEPEAGSQTKESDTVSSPAPMSPTRRRALDHYLTLRSSGWIPDGRGRWVKDENVEFDSDEEEPPDLPLD; encoded by the exons ATGATTTCTGGGGCTCACAGTCGTGATGTCTTTCAAGAGGGAAGGAGACGATTGGAGTCAACTCAATGTGCTCAAAGTAGGCGGAGAAGA AAACGAAGAGTCGGGGACCTGCTTGCCAGTTACATCCCGGAGGATGAGGCGCTGATGCTACGGGATGGACG CTTTGCTTGTGCCATCTGTCCCCACCGGCCTGTCCTGGACACTCTGGCCATGCTGACTGCCCACCGTGCAGGCAAAAAACATCTGTCCA GCCTGCAGCTTTTCTATGGCAAGAAGCCGCCAGGAAAGGGCACAGAGCAGAATCCAAGACAGCATAATGAACTGAGGAGAGAAGAGACCACAGCAGAG gctcctctcttaaCCCAGACTCGACTTATCACTCAGAGTGCTCTGCACAGAGCTCCTCACTATAACAGTTGCTGCCGCCGAAAGTACAG ACCAGAAGCCCCTCGTCCCTCTGTCTCTCATCCCCCTTTGCCAcccccagagattgaaccccaagGTGGGAAGATCAATAGAGAACCTGAGCCTGAGGCTGGTTCACAGACCAAGGAGTCAGACACTGTCTCATCCCCCGCACCTATGAGTCCCACAAGAAGACGGGCCCTGGATCATTATCTCACCCTTCGAAG CTCTGGATGGATCCCAGATGGACGAGGTCGATGGGTAAAAGATGAAAATGTTGAGTTTGACTCTGATGAGGAGGAACCCCCTGATCTCCCCTTGGACTGA
- the LYSMD1 gene encoding lysM and putative peptidoglycan-binding domain-containing protein 1 yields MASPSRQAPLGGSGLLQGSRARSYGSLVQSACSPVRERRLEHPLAPGDTLAGLALKYGVTMEQIKRANRLYTNDSIFLKKTLYIPILTEPRDLFNGLDSEEEKDGEEAVQPSKDEVRPHSAERKKRERGLGHANGEVLPTPGQEPPMHDLSASDFLKKLDSQISLSKKAAAQKLKKGESGIPGEDSSLHLSSPRMQQRAVLGPVPLTQTSRTRTLRDQEDEIFKL; encoded by the exons ATGGCTTCTCCCTCTAGACAGGCCCCCCTCGGGGGGTCAGGACTGCTTCAAGGGAGCCGGGCTCGTTCTTATGGAAGCCTGGTGCAGTCTGCCTGCTCCCCGGTGAGGGAAAGACGCCTGGAGCATCCGTTGGCGCCCGGAGACACCCTGGCTGGACTAGCACTCAAATACGGGGTGACG atggaacAGATTAAGCGTGCAAACCGCCTTTATACTAATGACTCCATCTTCCTGAAGAAAACCCTCTACATCCCCATCCTGACAGAGCCCAGAGACCTGTTCAATGGTTTGGATTCTGAGGAAGAGAAGGATGGAGAAGAAGCAGTACAGCCAAGTAAGGATGAAGTTCGACCACACTCAGCCGAGAGGAAGAAACGAGAAAGAGGTTTAGGACATGCCAATGGTGAAGTCCTTCCCACACCTGGCCAGGAGCCCCCCATGCATGACCTTTCTGCCTCCGATTTCCTTAAGAAGCTTGATTCACAGATCAGCCTGTCAAAGAAGGCTGCTGCCCAGAAGCTGAAAAAGGGGGAAAGTGG GATACCTGGGGAGGATTCAAGTCTTCACCTGAGCTCTCCTCGGATGCAGCAACGAGCAGTCCTAGGTCCCGTGCCATTGACCCAGACCTCTCGGACCCGGACACTTCGGGACCAGGAAGATGAAATCTTCAAACTCTGA
- the TMOD4 gene encoding tropomodulin-4, translating to MSSYQKELEKYRDIDEDEILKTLSPEELEQLDCELQEMDPENMLLPAGLRQRDQTKKSPTGPLDREALLQYLEQQALEVKERDDLVPFTGEKKGKPYIQPKREIPVEEQVTLEPELEEALAHATDAEMCDIAAILGMYTLMSNKQYYDAICSGEICNTEGISSVVQPDKYKPVPDEPPNPTNIEEILKSVRSNDKEVEEVNLNNIQDIPIPMLTELCEAMKTNTHVRSFSLVATRSGDPIANAVADMLRENRSLQSLNIESNFISSTGLMAVLKAVRENATLTELRVDNQRQWPGDAVEMEMATVLEQCPSIVRFGYHFTQQGPRARAAQAMTRNNELRRQQKKR from the exons ATGTCATCGTATCAAAAGGAGCTGGAAAAATACAGAGACATAGATGAAGATGAGATCCTAAAGACCCTGAGCCCTGAGGAGCTAGAACAGCTGGACTGCGAGCTACAGGAGATGGACCCTGAG AACATGCTCCTGCCGGCTGGACTAAGACAACGTGACCAGACAAAGAAGAGCCCAACCGGGCCGCTGGACCGCGAGGCCCTCTTGCAATACCTGGAACAGCAGGCGCTAGAGGTCAAAGAGCGTGATGACTTGGTGCCCTTCACAGGCGAGAAGAAGG ggaaaccctacaTCCAGCCCAAAAGAGAAATTCCAGTGGAGGAGCAGGTCACTCTGGAGCCTGAGCTGGAGGAGGCGCTGGCCCACGCCACAGATGCTGAGATGTGTGACATTGCAG CAATTCTGGGCATGTACACACTGATGAGCAACAAGCAGTACTATGATGCGATCTGCAGCGGAGAAATCTGCAACACCGAAGGCATTAGCA GTGTGGTGCAGCCTGACAAGTACAAGCCAGTGCCAGATGAGCCCCCAAATCCCACCAACATCGAGGAGATACTGAAGAGTGTTCGAAGCAATGACAAGGAGGTAGAGGAGGTGAACCTCAATAATATCCAG GACATCCCGATACCCATGCTGACTGAGCTGTGTGAGGCCATGAAGACAAATACCCATGTCCGGAGCTTTAGCCTGGTGGCCACAAGGAGTGGTGACCCCATTGCCAAT GCGGTGGCTGACATGTTGCGTGAGAATCGTAGCCTCCAGAGCCTGAACATCGAATCCAACTTCATTAGCAGCACAGGGCTTATGGCTGTGCTGAAGGCAGTTCGGGAGAACGCCACACTCACGGAGCTCCGAGTAGACAACCAG CGCCAGTGGCCTGGTGACGCGGTGGAGATGGAGATGGCCACCGTGCTCGAACAGTGTCCCTCCATTGTCCGCTTTGGCTACCACTTTACACAGCAGGGGCCACGCGCTCGGGCCGCTCAGGCCATGACCCGGAACAATGAACTGC GTCGCCAGCAAAAGAAGAGATAA